In Phaeobacter piscinae, one genomic interval encodes:
- a CDS encoding universal stress protein gives MSKSVLCALELSDKTIDAKVLREAARLADLDQAQLDVVNVLPDFGESWVSGFFEDHHHDRAVKETADHLGKLCEEILGAERNAKVRHVVATGKAYQEILKVADKAGADLIVIGAHKPELSDYLLGPNAARVIRHSTCSVYVVR, from the coding sequence ATGAGCAAATCCGTTCTCTGCGCATTGGAACTGAGCGACAAGACAATTGATGCCAAGGTGCTACGCGAAGCGGCGCGGCTGGCGGATCTGGATCAGGCACAGCTGGATGTGGTCAATGTCCTGCCCGATTTCGGCGAAAGCTGGGTCTCGGGGTTCTTTGAGGACCATCACCATGACCGCGCCGTGAAGGAAACCGCCGACCACCTGGGCAAGCTTTGTGAGGAGATCCTGGGCGCTGAGCGCAACGCCAAGGTGCGCCATGTGGTTGCCACCGGCAAAGCCTATCAGGAAATCCTGAAGGTCGCCGACAAGGCCGGTGCCGATCTGATCGTGATCGGCGCGCATAAGCCGGAGCTGTCGGATTACCTGCTGGGCCCCAATGCGGCACGGGTGATCCGGCATTCGACCTGTTCGGTCTATGTGGTGCGCTGA
- a CDS encoding TRAP transporter permease → MTSDVQGNRPLTEEELQDLVASSDAGARNPVGSVGLFLAIVAVIWSVFQVVLASPVSNLLLPGSVVNNSRQIHLAFAIFLAFAAYPALKSSPRHYIPIQDWVMSIVGALIALYGYIFYQKIVNSGGLADDTDKWVALIGLLLLFEAARRALGPAMAIIACVFLAYVFFGSSDWVPEVIRWKGASLKKAMSHMWITSEGVFGIALGVSTKFVFLFVLFGALLDKAGAGNYFIKMAFGALGHLRGGPAKAAVVGSAATGLISGSSIANVVTTGTFTIPLMKRVGFSSEQAGSVEVASSVNGQIMPPVMGAAAFLMVEYVGISYVEVITHAFLPAAISYIALVYIVHLEAVKRNMPTLGNRVVSMGRTIGGMAAFFAGFAALCYGIQYPIKAITAAIPGASGLVLSLLVVAAYLGLLWLAAGTDDLVPDDPNAAEVELPVVGEIYKAGLHYLLPIIVLVYFLMIEQKSPGLSAFWATALLFVILLTQKPLKALFRGQSTLAHSFLDGVHDLWNGLIDGARNMIGIALATATAGVIVGTVTLTGVGQVMSELVELMSGGNLILMLIMVGLLSLVLGMGLPTTANYIVVSSLMAGVVVELGAQSGLVVPLIAVHLFVFYFGIMADVTPPVGLASFAAAAVSGGDAIRTGFVAFFYSLRTVALPFVFIFNTDLLLIDVGWVQGILVAISATIAILAFTAGTMNYFITRNRIYESVLLVLVAFALFRPDFFMNRLMPPFANTDPAALVETVATAPAGSELRITVEGPDFDTGEQKSTTLILPVADGGDGQAQVDAFGLMLLPEDGVVKLDEPMFGTPAQSGMDSFDFYGDEPVRLLSVQAPADQLPKELIFIPALLLLAMIAFLQRARASKEGVPA, encoded by the coding sequence ATGACATCCGATGTTCAAGGAAATCGACCGCTTACTGAAGAAGAGCTACAGGACCTCGTCGCATCCTCAGATGCCGGCGCGCGCAACCCGGTTGGGTCGGTTGGGCTTTTCTTGGCGATTGTCGCTGTAATATGGTCGGTCTTTCAGGTGGTGCTGGCCTCGCCAGTTTCTAACCTGTTGCTGCCCGGCAGCGTGGTGAATAACTCACGCCAGATTCATTTGGCCTTTGCGATTTTCCTCGCCTTTGCGGCCTATCCGGCCCTGAAATCCAGCCCACGTCACTACATTCCGATTCAAGATTGGGTCATGTCCATTGTCGGGGCGCTGATCGCGCTTTACGGCTATATCTTCTACCAGAAAATCGTGAATTCAGGTGGGCTTGCCGATGATACGGACAAATGGGTGGCCCTGATTGGGCTGCTGTTGCTGTTCGAAGCCGCACGGCGTGCGCTGGGGCCGGCCATGGCGATTATCGCCTGTGTGTTTCTTGCCTATGTTTTCTTCGGCTCCTCCGACTGGGTGCCGGAAGTCATCCGTTGGAAGGGCGCGAGCCTGAAAAAAGCGATGAGCCATATGTGGATCACCTCGGAAGGTGTGTTTGGCATTGCCTTGGGTGTTTCCACCAAATTCGTGTTCCTATTCGTGCTGTTCGGTGCGCTTCTGGATAAGGCCGGGGCTGGCAACTACTTCATCAAAATGGCCTTTGGTGCCCTTGGTCACCTGCGGGGTGGTCCGGCCAAGGCTGCGGTGGTCGGTTCTGCCGCTACCGGTCTGATTTCCGGCTCCTCCATCGCCAATGTTGTGACCACCGGCACCTTCACCATTCCGCTGATGAAGCGGGTGGGGTTCAGTTCAGAGCAGGCCGGTTCGGTCGAGGTTGCCTCCTCGGTGAATGGCCAGATCATGCCCCCCGTCATGGGCGCTGCGGCCTTCCTGATGGTGGAATACGTCGGCATTTCCTACGTCGAGGTGATCACCCATGCCTTCCTGCCGGCGGCAATTTCGTACATCGCGCTGGTCTATATCGTCCATCTTGAGGCGGTGAAGCGCAACATGCCCACGCTGGGCAACCGTGTTGTGTCTATGGGACGGACGATCGGCGGCATGGCTGCGTTTTTCGCAGGGTTTGCGGCACTTTGCTACGGCATCCAATACCCGATCAAAGCAATCACCGCAGCCATCCCCGGCGCCTCCGGCCTTGTCCTGTCGCTCTTGGTGGTTGCAGCCTATCTGGGGCTATTGTGGCTGGCCGCTGGAACTGACGATCTGGTGCCAGATGATCCCAACGCGGCGGAGGTCGAACTGCCGGTTGTCGGCGAGATCTACAAGGCGGGTCTGCACTATCTGCTGCCGATCATCGTCTTGGTCTACTTCCTGATGATTGAGCAGAAGTCGCCGGGTCTGTCGGCCTTTTGGGCGACGGCACTGCTGTTTGTGATCCTGTTGACCCAAAAACCGCTGAAAGCGCTGTTCCGGGGGCAAAGCACCTTGGCACACAGCTTCCTGGATGGGGTGCATGATCTGTGGAACGGGCTAATTGACGGCGCGCGCAATATGATCGGCATTGCCTTGGCCACAGCCACAGCAGGCGTCATCGTCGGCACTGTAACGCTGACCGGCGTTGGTCAGGTGATGTCGGAACTGGTGGAACTGATGTCCGGCGGCAACCTGATCCTGATGCTGATCATGGTCGGCCTTCTCTCGCTGGTTCTGGGCATGGGGCTGCCGACCACGGCGAACTACATCGTGGTGTCCTCTCTGATGGCGGGCGTTGTGGTTGAACTTGGTGCACAATCCGGGCTGGTGGTGCCGCTGATCGCGGTGCATCTCTTTGTGTTCTATTTCGGGATCATGGCGGATGTGACACCGCCTGTGGGTCTGGCCAGCTTTGCCGCCGCTGCGGTGTCGGGGGGGGATGCCATTCGCACCGGCTTTGTCGCGTTCTTCTACAGTCTGCGCACGGTGGCGCTACCCTTTGTCTTCATCTTCAACACGGATCTTCTGCTGATTGATGTAGGCTGGGTGCAGGGCATTCTGGTGGCCATTTCTGCGACCATCGCCATTCTTGCCTTCACCGCGGGCACGATGAACTATTTCATCACCCGCAACCGCATCTACGAAAGTGTCCTGCTGGTTCTGGTCGCCTTTGCCCTGTTCCGCCCGGACTTCTTCATGAACCGGCTGATGCCTCCGTTTGCCAACACCGATCCGGCGGCGTTGGTGGAGACCGTTGCCACGGCCCCTGCGGGCAGTGAGTTGCGGATCACCGTGGAGGGTCCCGACTTCGACACCGGTGAGCAGAAGAGTACCACGCTGATCCTGCCTGTCGCTGATGGTGGCGACGGTCAGGCGCAGGTTGATGCCTTTGGCCTGATGCTGCTGCCCGAAGACGGGGTTGTGAAGCTGGATGAGCCGATGTTTGGCACGCCTGCGCAATCCGGCATGGACAGCTTCGATTTCTACGGTGATGAACCTGTCCGCCTGCTGAGTGTGCAGGCCCCGGCAGACCAGCTGCCCAAGGAGTTGATCTTCATCCCGGCGCTGCTGCTACTGGCGATGATCGCCTTCTTGCAGCGCGCACGGGCCAGTAAGGAAGGAGTCCCGGCATGA
- a CDS encoding TAXI family TRAP transporter solute-binding subunit has protein sequence MTNTKLAVSALVASAFMAPAALAEEFITIGTGGVTGVYYPTGGAICRLVNKTRKEHGIRCSVESTGGSVYNINTIREGELEFGVAQSDWQYHAYNGTSKFEDQGAFEGLRAVFSVHPEPFTVVARADAGVTNFDDLQGKRVNIGNPGSGQRGTMEVLLEAKGWGMDSFALATELKAAEQSAALCDNQIDAMVYTVGHPSGSIQEATTACDSVLVTVDGEAVEKLIADNSFYRTATIPGGMYRGSDADVSTFGVGATFVTSDQVSDEAVYTVVKAVFENFDDFKKLHPAFANLKPEEMATAGLSAPLHPGAAKYYKEQGWVE, from the coding sequence ATGACCAACACCAAGCTGGCCGTTAGCGCCCTTGTCGCATCTGCTTTCATGGCACCTGCTGCCTTGGCAGAGGAATTCATCACAATCGGTACCGGCGGTGTAACCGGCGTGTACTACCCGACCGGTGGCGCGATTTGCCGTCTGGTCAACAAAACCCGCAAAGAGCATGGTATTCGCTGCTCCGTGGAATCCACTGGCGGCTCCGTCTACAACATCAACACCATCCGCGAAGGCGAGCTGGAGTTTGGCGTGGCGCAGTCTGACTGGCAGTATCACGCCTATAACGGCACCTCCAAATTCGAAGATCAGGGCGCCTTTGAAGGTCTGCGCGCGGTATTCTCCGTGCATCCCGAACCCTTCACCGTTGTGGCTCGCGCCGATGCCGGTGTGACCAACTTTGACGACCTGCAGGGCAAGCGCGTCAACATCGGCAACCCCGGTTCTGGTCAGCGCGGCACCATGGAAGTGCTGCTGGAAGCCAAAGGCTGGGGCATGGACAGCTTTGCGCTGGCAACCGAGCTGAAGGCGGCAGAACAGTCGGCTGCGCTCTGCGACAACCAGATCGACGCGATGGTCTACACCGTGGGTCACCCGTCCGGCTCCATTCAGGAAGCCACCACCGCCTGTGACTCCGTTCTGGTGACCGTTGATGGCGAAGCTGTTGAAAAGCTGATCGCAGACAACTCCTTCTACCGGACCGCAACCATCCCCGGTGGCATGTACCGTGGCTCCGACGCCGATGTCAGCACATTTGGTGTGGGTGCAACGTTCGTCACCTCCGATCAGGTCTCCGACGAGGCGGTCTATACCGTGGTGAAAGCGGTCTTTGAAAACTTCGATGACTTCAAAAAGCTGCACCCAGCATTTGCCAACCTCAAGCCTGAGGAAATGGCAACCGCAGGCCTGTCCGCGCCGCTGCATCCCGGTGCTGCGAAATACTACAAAGAGCAGGGCTGGGTAGAGTAA
- a CDS encoding FAD binding domain-containing protein, with the protein MEYHRPSSFAEAAELAASAKGVTRVLAGGTDVLVQMRADIVTPDTLIDIKSIEGARDIRQDDDGSWTIGAAVAGAEMSEHPALCAAWPGVVEAMDLIGSTQVQGRATLAGNLCNASPAADSVPALVAAQATVSITGPKGDRRAAAVDIPSAPGKTTLAPGELITAVHLPATQPRQGDAYLRFIPRTEMDIAVVGCGVWLRLEGDTIAEARVALGAVAPTVLLVEACADALVGSTLDDAALERLATAASDACTPITDKRGTVAFRTQVAGVMARRAAEIAYTRAKGDTA; encoded by the coding sequence ATGGAATATCACCGACCCAGCAGCTTTGCCGAGGCGGCAGAGCTGGCGGCCTCAGCCAAGGGTGTGACCCGTGTGCTGGCCGGCGGCACCGATGTGCTGGTGCAGATGCGGGCCGATATCGTCACGCCAGATACGCTGATTGATATCAAGTCAATTGAGGGGGCACGGGACATCCGGCAGGACGACGATGGCAGCTGGACGATCGGCGCCGCCGTAGCTGGCGCTGAGATGAGCGAGCACCCTGCCCTATGTGCCGCCTGGCCCGGTGTCGTGGAGGCGATGGATCTGATCGGCTCAACCCAAGTGCAGGGCCGCGCCACGTTGGCTGGCAATCTGTGCAATGCCTCGCCAGCGGCGGATAGCGTGCCGGCCTTGGTTGCCGCGCAGGCGACCGTCAGCATCACCGGCCCAAAGGGAGATCGCCGCGCAGCTGCTGTGGATATTCCCTCAGCCCCAGGCAAAACCACGCTTGCCCCCGGCGAGCTGATCACCGCCGTGCATCTGCCCGCCACTCAACCGCGTCAGGGCGATGCCTATCTGCGGTTCATTCCGCGCACCGAAATGGATATTGCAGTTGTTGGTTGCGGCGTCTGGCTGCGATTGGAAGGCGACACCATTGCGGAGGCGCGTGTTGCACTGGGCGCTGTTGCCCCGACGGTGCTGCTGGTTGAGGCCTGTGCCGATGCGCTGGTTGGCTCCACGCTGGACGATGCTGCGCTTGAGCGACTGGCCACCGCCGCCTCCGATGCCTGCACTCCGATCACCGACAAACGCGGCACCGTTGCCTTTCGCACCCAAGTGGCGGGCGTGATGGCACGCCGCGCTGCCGAGATCGCCTATACCCGTGCCAAGGGAGACACAGCATGA
- a CDS encoding (2Fe-2S)-binding protein, with product MSSKIHVSATINGDAVDYLCDPRETLLDVLRDRLNLTGAKEGCGTGDCGACSVTLNGRLVCSCLVLGVEAEGQEIATVEGIAPGETLHPLQQKFIDHAALQCGICTPGILVAAKSLLEKNPDPTETEVRYWLAGNLCRCTGYDKIIRAVMDAAAEMREAS from the coding sequence ATGAGTTCGAAAATCCACGTCTCTGCCACCATCAACGGCGATGCGGTCGACTATCTCTGCGACCCGCGCGAAACCCTGCTGGATGTTCTGCGTGACCGGTTGAACCTCACGGGCGCCAAGGAAGGCTGCGGCACGGGTGACTGCGGGGCCTGTTCGGTCACGCTGAATGGGCGGCTGGTTTGTTCCTGCCTCGTCCTCGGGGTTGAGGCAGAGGGTCAGGAGATTGCCACGGTCGAAGGCATCGCGCCCGGCGAAACACTGCATCCACTGCAACAGAAATTCATTGACCACGCCGCGCTGCAATGCGGGATCTGCACGCCGGGTATTCTGGTGGCAGCCAAATCTCTGCTGGAGAAAAACCCGGATCCAACAGAAACCGAAGTGCGCTATTGGCTGGCGGGCAACCTCTGCCGCTGCACCGGCTATGACAAGATCATTCGCGCCGTGATGGACGCGGCAGCAGAGATGCGGGAGGCATCATAA
- a CDS encoding xanthine dehydrogenase family protein molybdopterin-binding subunit, with protein MALDQRKTDFTQVGTRPNRPDGLDKVTGKARFGADVTAPGMLFGAILRSPHAHARIKHIDTSKAEALGDVKAIVTRADFSDAIQPAPGLEGEQWNVLENVMAGDTALYDGHAIAAVAATSALAARDALKLIEVEYEVLPHVTDVDKAMAKDAPVIREGAADYSVPEGMHPNVVRYHESGHGDVEAGFARADLVVEEHFVTEATHQGYIEPHACLAQLGQDGKGELWCCTQGHWYVQKNCAALLGIETSQLRVTASEIGGGFGGKTTVFIEPVALALSRKANRPVKLVMSRPEVFRATGPTASTSMDIKIGMTADGIITAAQGTFRLQGGAFPGAPADMTAMCAFAPYDLQNVQQIGYDVISNRPKQAAYRAPGSPMAAYAVESVIDELCRKLDLDPIEVRLKNAAREGTKASYGPKFERIGLVETLEAAKAHPHYSAPLKPGQGRGVSCGFWFNHGGETSVSLSLSEDGTCQISVGTPDIGGSRASMALMAAEVLGIPYESIRVTIADTATLGYNDVSHGSRVTYASGLATIKAAEDAVVKLSKRAAAKWGIPEDAVKWEDGHAVPSGPNAGNFDPIPLAEITRDMGQTGGPISGHFEATPEGAGVSFATHIVDAEVDPETGKTAVTRYTVIQDAGKAIHPTYVEGQFQGGAAQGIGWALNEEYIYGEDGRLQNAVFLDYRIPVASDLPMIDTVIVEVPNPGHPFGVRGVGETSICPPLAAIANAVSAAAGVRLHALPMSPPRILAALEQQRGTAD; from the coding sequence ATGGCTCTGGATCAACGAAAAACCGACTTCACCCAAGTGGGCACCCGTCCCAATCGTCCCGATGGTCTGGACAAGGTCACCGGCAAGGCGCGCTTTGGCGCCGATGTGACGGCGCCGGGGATGTTGTTTGGCGCCATTCTGCGCAGCCCCCATGCCCATGCTCGGATCAAACATATCGACACCAGCAAGGCTGAGGCGCTGGGTGATGTGAAGGCGATTGTCACCCGCGCCGATTTTTCCGACGCGATCCAGCCCGCTCCAGGGCTCGAAGGTGAACAATGGAATGTGCTGGAAAACGTGATGGCAGGCGACACCGCGCTTTATGATGGTCATGCCATTGCCGCGGTTGCCGCCACCTCTGCCCTCGCCGCGCGCGATGCGCTGAAGCTGATCGAGGTTGAGTATGAGGTGCTGCCTCATGTAACCGATGTCGACAAGGCCATGGCCAAGGATGCGCCGGTGATCCGTGAAGGGGCAGCCGATTACTCCGTGCCAGAGGGGATGCACCCCAATGTGGTGCGTTATCACGAAAGCGGTCATGGCGATGTGGAGGCGGGTTTTGCCAGGGCTGACCTTGTGGTGGAGGAGCATTTCGTCACCGAGGCGACGCATCAGGGCTATATCGAGCCACATGCCTGTCTGGCCCAGCTGGGGCAGGACGGCAAGGGGGAACTGTGGTGCTGTACTCAAGGCCACTGGTATGTGCAGAAGAACTGCGCGGCGTTGTTGGGCATTGAGACATCACAGCTGCGCGTCACCGCCTCGGAAATTGGCGGTGGATTTGGTGGCAAGACCACTGTGTTCATCGAACCCGTGGCCCTGGCCCTGTCGCGCAAGGCCAATCGCCCGGTCAAACTGGTGATGAGCCGCCCGGAGGTGTTTCGCGCCACAGGCCCCACGGCGTCAACCTCCATGGATATCAAGATCGGCATGACCGCGGATGGCATCATCACCGCAGCGCAGGGCACCTTCCGCCTGCAGGGTGGTGCCTTTCCGGGGGCGCCTGCGGATATGACCGCCATGTGTGCCTTTGCGCCCTATGATCTGCAGAATGTCCAGCAGATCGGTTATGACGTCATCAGCAACCGCCCCAAACAGGCCGCCTATCGCGCACCGGGATCGCCCATGGCGGCCTATGCGGTGGAATCCGTAATTGATGAGCTGTGCCGGAAGCTGGATCTGGACCCAATCGAAGTTCGGCTGAAAAACGCGGCGCGCGAGGGCACCAAAGCCTCCTACGGACCAAAATTCGAACGCATCGGTCTGGTCGAAACGCTGGAAGCCGCCAAAGCCCACCCGCATTACAGCGCCCCACTCAAACCCGGTCAGGGGCGCGGGGTCTCCTGCGGGTTCTGGTTCAACCATGGGGGCGAGACCTCGGTGTCGTTGTCCCTGTCTGAGGACGGCACCTGTCAGATCTCGGTCGGGACACCGGATATCGGCGGCTCTCGTGCCTCCATGGCGCTGATGGCGGCAGAGGTTCTGGGCATTCCCTATGAAAGCATCCGTGTCACCATCGCAGATACCGCCACATTGGGATACAATGACGTCTCCCACGGCAGCCGGGTGACCTATGCCAGTGGCCTCGCGACAATCAAGGCGGCAGAGGACGCTGTAGTCAAACTCAGCAAACGTGCTGCCGCGAAATGGGGCATCCCGGAGGATGCGGTCAAATGGGAGGACGGCCACGCCGTGCCCTCTGGTCCGAATGCGGGCAATTTTGACCCGATCCCGCTAGCTGAGATCACCCGCGACATGGGCCAGACCGGCGGTCCCATCTCGGGCCATTTCGAGGCCACGCCCGAAGGCGCCGGTGTCTCCTTTGCCACCCATATCGTCGATGCCGAAGTGGACCCGGAAACCGGCAAAACCGCTGTCACCCGCTACACCGTCATTCAGGACGCGGGAAAGGCGATCCACCCCACCTATGTGGAGGGGCAGTTTCAGGGTGGAGCCGCACAGGGTATCGGCTGGGCGCTCAATGAGGAATACATTTACGGCGAGGATGGCCGGTTGCAGAATGCGGTGTTCCTCGATTACCGGATCCCGGTGGCCTCTGATCTGCCGATGATCGACACGGTGATCGTCGAAGTGCCCAACCCCGGTCATCCTTTTGGCGTGCGCGGTGTGGGGGAGACATCCATCTGCCCACCTCTGGCTGCGATTGCCAATGCGGTCTCTGCGGCGGCAGGCGTGCGGCTGCATGCGCTGCCGATGTCACCGCCGCGTATTCTGGCAGCATTGGAACAGCAGCGCGGAACGGCAGATTGA
- a CDS encoding MoaD/ThiS family protein, whose translation MTSETQDLGQDAGLPRLTVHLWSGLRRFAEGQDAVEVSASTTGTMIAALKAAYPALIPALDAGVSVAVDGRIIAASLDEPLDPENEIYLMQRLRGG comes from the coding sequence ATGACGAGTGAGACGCAAGATCTGGGTCAGGACGCGGGGTTGCCGCGCCTGACCGTGCATCTTTGGTCCGGGTTGCGCCGCTTTGCCGAGGGGCAAGACGCGGTGGAAGTTTCCGCCAGCACCACTGGCACCATGATCGCCGCGCTGAAAGCCGCCTACCCCGCGCTGATCCCGGCGCTGGACGCAGGCGTTTCGGTGGCGGTAGACGGGCGCATCATTGCGGCCAGTCTGGATGAACCCCTCGACCCTGAGAATGAAATCTACCTGATGCAGCGGCTGCGCGGTGGCTAA
- the mtnA gene encoding S-methyl-5-thioribose-1-phosphate isomerase, protein MKINGTHYRSLWWDEDQSVLMIIDQRWLPHEFRIQPVATLEEFATAIVEMRVRGAPLIGATAAYGMALAAELDPSDSALQAAWEQLNATRPTAINLRWALNRCLETLRPLPEEDRAKAALKLAHAIADEDVEINRRIGAYGLTLIRDIAAKKPAGEPVRLLTHCNAGWIATVDWGTATSPMYQAHDAGIPIHVWVDETRPRNQGALTAWELGSHGISHSYITDNAGGHLMQHGQVDLVITGTDRTTRQGDVCNKIGTYLKALAARDNGVPFYVALPSPTIDWTVTDGVAEIPIEDRDSREVSHVQGVLEGGDIGLAQVTPEGTACGNPAFDVTPNRLVTGLITERGICDASAEGLAALFPDLIRKAG, encoded by the coding sequence GTGAAAATCAATGGCACGCATTATCGTTCGCTTTGGTGGGATGAGGATCAATCGGTCTTGATGATCATTGATCAGCGTTGGTTGCCGCATGAGTTTCGCATCCAGCCCGTTGCCACGCTTGAGGAGTTCGCTACGGCCATCGTGGAAATGCGGGTGCGTGGCGCACCGCTGATCGGAGCGACCGCGGCCTATGGTATGGCGTTGGCTGCGGAGCTGGATCCGTCCGACAGCGCGCTACAGGCCGCCTGGGAGCAACTCAATGCGACCCGCCCGACAGCAATCAACCTGCGCTGGGCGCTGAACCGTTGCTTGGAGACGCTGCGCCCCCTGCCGGAGGAAGACCGTGCAAAAGCGGCGCTGAAGCTTGCCCATGCCATCGCCGATGAGGACGTCGAGATCAACCGCCGCATTGGCGCTTATGGTCTGACATTGATCCGCGATATCGCCGCTAAGAAACCGGCAGGTGAACCCGTACGCCTGCTCACCCATTGCAACGCCGGCTGGATCGCCACCGTTGACTGGGGCACGGCGACCAGCCCGATGTATCAGGCCCATGATGCCGGAATTCCGATCCATGTCTGGGTCGATGAAACCCGGCCCCGCAATCAGGGCGCGCTGACTGCCTGGGAACTGGGCAGCCACGGCATCAGCCACAGCTACATTACGGACAATGCAGGCGGTCATCTGATGCAGCACGGACAGGTTGATCTGGTCATCACCGGCACTGATCGCACCACCCGTCAGGGCGATGTCTGCAACAAGATCGGCACCTATCTGAAGGCGCTGGCGGCCCGTGACAACGGGGTGCCGTTCTATGTCGCCCTGCCCTCGCCCACCATTGACTGGACGGTCACGGACGGTGTCGCAGAGATCCCGATAGAAGACCGTGATAGCCGCGAGGTGAGCCATGTTCAGGGCGTGCTGGAGGGTGGCGATATCGGGCTGGCACAGGTTACGCCAGAGGGCACCGCCTGCGGCAATCCCGCCTTTGACGTGACGCCAAACCGGCTGGTGACCGGGCTTATTACCGAGCGCGGTATCTGCGACGCCTCTGCCGAGGGGCTGGCGGCGCTGTTTCCTGACCTTATCCGAAAGGCGGGGTAA
- a CDS encoding class II aldolase/adducin family protein, which yields MSRSAREDNLELRQSIIDACLEMNRSGINQGTSGNISLRIAGGDMLITPSGVPYEAMSPEMIVRMPVVGDPAPLGRQFAPSSEWQFHQALLAAKPETMAVVHAHPVNCCALAVNHMAIPACHYMVAAFGGHDVPLADYALFGSAELSAHVVTAMADREGCLMANHGAVCTGDTLARAMWRMAELEHLAATYIRARSIGTPKLLSPAQIDDALAAFAGYGLKQD from the coding sequence ATGTCCAGATCCGCCCGAGAGGATAACCTGGAGCTGCGCCAGTCGATCATTGATGCCTGTCTGGAGATGAACCGGAGTGGGATCAATCAGGGCACATCCGGTAATATATCTCTGCGGATCGCCGGTGGGGACATGCTGATCACCCCATCCGGGGTTCCCTATGAGGCAATGAGCCCAGAAATGATCGTCCGGATGCCGGTGGTCGGCGATCCGGCTCCGCTGGGACGCCAGTTTGCCCCTTCTTCCGAGTGGCAATTTCATCAGGCGCTGCTCGCAGCCAAGCCGGAGACGATGGCCGTTGTTCATGCCCACCCTGTCAATTGCTGCGCTCTCGCGGTGAACCACATGGCAATCCCGGCCTGTCATTATATGGTCGCAGCGTTTGGCGGGCATGACGTCCCGCTTGCTGACTACGCTCTCTTCGGAAGCGCAGAGCTCTCAGCCCATGTTGTTACTGCAATGGCAGACCGCGAGGGGTGCCTTATGGCGAACCATGGCGCCGTCTGCACCGGTGACACCTTGGCGCGCGCCATGTGGCGGATGGCTGAGCTGGAACATTTGGCAGCAACCTACATTCGCGCCCGCAGCATCGGTACGCCCAAGCTGCTCAGCCCGGCGCAGATCGACGACGCGCTGGCGGCATTTGCAGGCTATGGCTTGAAGCAGGACTAA
- a CDS encoding dipeptidase, with protein MTDPLIFDGHNDLLLRLHNRDISPGVDGFQGGGGRHIDLVKARKGGFGGGFFAIYVPDAVDIDSHDEMMATAYDLPLPEEVSWPDAAPVSLSQAAILLQLERDGALKICRSTNDIRSCLATGLIAAVMHMEGAEAIDPEFHMLDVLYQAGLRSLGPVWSRPTRFGHGVPFRFPGLPDTGPGLTADGKRLVQRCNQLGVMIDLSHLNEAGFWDVAELSDAPLVATHSNAHALTPHSRNLTDRQLHAIRDSDGMVGLNFAVAFLREDGRMDADTPIDCMLHHIDHLITQLGEDRVGFGSDFDGATVPKDIETVAGLPTLRTALRRHGFNDALMKKLCHDNWLRVLDATWQNPAKNAGK; from the coding sequence ATGACTGACCCTCTGATTTTCGACGGCCACAACGATCTATTGCTGCGCTTGCATAATCGCGACATTTCACCCGGTGTTGACGGGTTCCAAGGTGGCGGCGGACGCCATATTGACCTTGTGAAAGCGCGCAAAGGCGGTTTTGGCGGTGGCTTTTTTGCCATCTACGTACCTGACGCGGTCGATATCGACAGCCATGATGAGATGATGGCCACGGCCTACGATTTACCTTTGCCCGAGGAGGTCAGCTGGCCGGATGCGGCCCCCGTCTCGCTCTCTCAGGCGGCGATCCTGCTCCAATTGGAACGCGACGGTGCGCTGAAGATCTGCCGCAGCACCAATGATATTCGGAGCTGTCTTGCCACGGGGTTGATCGCAGCCGTGATGCATATGGAAGGGGCGGAGGCAATTGATCCGGAATTCCATATGCTCGACGTTCTTTATCAGGCGGGCTTGCGCTCGCTCGGCCCGGTCTGGAGCCGCCCGACTCGATTTGGCCACGGTGTACCGTTCCGCTTTCCCGGCTTGCCCGATACCGGGCCGGGGCTAACTGCGGATGGCAAAAGGCTGGTGCAGCGCTGCAATCAGCTGGGCGTGATGATTGATCTTTCACATCTGAATGAGGCCGGATTCTGGGATGTGGCAGAGCTGAGTGACGCGCCACTGGTGGCCACACATTCAAATGCCCACGCCCTCACTCCCCACAGCCGTAACCTGACTGACCGCCAGCTGCACGCGATCCGTGACAGCGATGGCATGGTTGGTCTCAACTTTGCCGTGGCCTTCCTGCGCGAAGATGGTCGCATGGACGCGGACACCCCGATTGATTGCATGCTGCACCATATTGACCACCTGATCACCCAACTCGGGGAGGATCGGGTCGGTTTCGGCTCGGATTTTGATGGCGCCACGGTGCCAAAGGACATCGAGACTGTGGCGGGTCTTCCTACCCTTCGTACCGCCCTGCGTCGGCACGGTTTCAACGATGCTCTTATGAAGAAACTATGCCACGACAATTGGCTCCGGGTTCTGGATGCGACCTGGCAAAACCCAGCCAAGAACGCAGGCAAGTAA